In Lolium rigidum isolate FL_2022 chromosome 7, APGP_CSIRO_Lrig_0.1, whole genome shotgun sequence, the DNA window TGAGCTCATTTGATAAATACAAACAGCAAGTTCTTCTTGGTCATCTCGATTGGTCTCCAATGCACAAAGACCCAAACTTCTGGCGGGAGAATATTACTAATtttgaggaaaatgatttccaggTATGTCCTGTTCTTTCTCGATTGAAAATGTGAACAATTAAGAATATCTTGTGGAACTTCCTGCAAAACTTTCCTCTTCTGTGTCATTTCATGGAATAAATCCTTCTATAATCCAAAGTGACCTACCAATCTAGTTTAGATTTGGTCCAGTTCTCCTATGCTAAAACCTTTTTTCCACTTATGTTTAGTTCCAGTGCAGCAAGTTAAGACACCAGTGCACGAAACACCCTAGATTGCACTCTCACTCCTGTTGCAGTGTTCTTCCATATGGTTAACTAGTTTTATGGACCCTTTTCGGCAATTATAGACAAGTATATACATATACGCTATTTGGCTCCAACCCAGCTGACACACAATAGCATCTGCTTTCGCTGTTTGCAGTTAGCACCAGCCGAGCTTTGTCTAATATTGTTCAATGAAGTTAAGTCTAAATTTTCTGTATTGTGGAGTGACACCGTCAGTTTTGCAGATCCTACGTGTCCTTATGACAGTCATCGACACCTCGACCGACACTACTGCTCTCGCCGTTGCCTGCTATGATCTCTCGCAGTTCCTTCAGTACCACCCTTCTGGCCGCTTGGTAGTGGCAGACCTGAAGGCGAAGGACCGTGTTATGAAACTCATGAACCATGACAACGGCGAAGTGAGGAAGAACTCCCTACTCTGCGTGCAGAGGCTCTTCCTCGGCGCCAAATATGCTAGCTTCCTGCAGGCTTAAGACCAGGAATTTTGTATTTATATGAAGCGTTAGATCCACAGAACCCCATGCCGTTTTTCATAATGGCGAAACGATGATTGAGAATGTGAGACCTCGAAAATTCTTGTCCAGTATATCCTGTTGCTATTTGATTTATGGAACTGTTGTATAATAAATAATCTCAGCTATTCCTTGCTCGatgtaataaagtgttcatctgtAGTGCTACTTTCCTCTGAACAGTGCTGTTGTCCGAGGAAAGAAAATAAGATGCACGATTTATGTAAATTGTATTCATTTTTTTTCTGGGAACTGATTGTTGTAGCTTGCCTTTGGGTTTTTTCCTTGTGAATTTCTTGTTATCGCACCTCTCTCTTTTGTGAGAAGAACTGAGATTGATCATGCCATGCGATTTGCTAACTCACAGCTTAAGTAAAACTTGCATAGTTATTATCCTTGGTAGTGTCAAAGGGGAAGGAACTTTTATCACTGGAGCTCCCTCCGTTACTAAATAGTATAAGGTGTACAGTAGGAAGGAACTTTTATCCTTGTAGTAAAACTTGCTTATTGTTCATACTAGCACTTCCCCCTTttctaaatataagatgtttttgaCCGCTCAAATTGAACTGTATGAAGTGTTATATTTAGGAACAAAGGAAGAAACTTCTCTTAGTGGAGCTCTCATCACTTGAGCTGTGATGAATTTTATATCTGGATTTGTCATCAATATCTAAAAGTCTCATGTTTTTAATTACTATGCTTGATTATTTGATTGTATCATTGTTGCTAAAACATACACCTTCATACCACAGATAGAGACTGTCCATCTATTAAGTCTCAACAATTTCCAAACACAATCATTAAAATCAAATTTCCAAACAAAATCATGAAAATCAAAGCCTGGCTCACCACTAAGATACATTGCTTGATATTGTTTCGAGTCCTTGAACTCAGTTACACAACCTTAAACAAAAGAGGCCTCTTCTGTTCCGTCAAAGTACGCTCCTGTTGGTCCTTCCCTCGGCGCAAGTGCCACAGTCACAGGGCCTCTTGCGCCTTCCGCGACGGTTAGATCCCCGGTGTGGAAGTTGCCGTCGGTATTGACATGGCCAGGATTTACGCAGTTGATGCACAGCGAGGTGTGCTTCTTTGCAAGAACTCTGGTGTAAGCGTTCACCAGGGCCTTGGACACTCTGTAGGCCGAGGGCCCTTTCTCGATTGGCCATCCACGTTGATCCAGCTGATCATTCTTGAAGTCCTCTAGGAACAGTTCAGACAGTTCGTCCACCCTCTCTACAGATAGCTTGTCGATGTCGTTAAGCTCCTGTTTAAGTTCTCCACTGAAAACCTGGTTTTGAAAAATGAATGTTACTTCATGAAACACCCTCAATCTAACTTATATGGTACTATCATTTTTGGGATTGGATAGAGTACCCGCAGTAATGCGATAAAAGACGAGAGGTTAACAACTCTTGCATCGGAGGAGGATAGGAGGAGAGGAAGCAGCGCTTCCGTGACATTCTTGGTGCCGCCATAGTTTGTTTTTAGACATTCTTCTGCTTCCGCATAAGTCTCTGTTGACCGCTTGTCCACCCACTCGAGCCTCTCCGTTGCACTCATGCTTGTAAACTTCTCTGATGAAATCTAGGATTCCATTGCAAAAATTGTAGTggtagtactatgattatcaatcTACTTTTTCATGAACTGAAGAAGTATTAACTCATCTCTAGACTAATTTactatttatttttttgaaattagCGAGGTCGAAGAAATAAAAGGAACTAAGCCAACCACTTCCTGAACAGCTGCCGGGTCTGGGTCTCCGACGTCTACCGTCACCCCGAGGATTGCTGCGTTATTGACCTGCAACACAGGATAAACCTTATGCATATTGTACAACAGAACTAACTATACAACTTTTGTCGCGTATAATTCCATATTAGCAGCACACCATACACAGTTGCGAAGGAAACTAAACATTGCTATTGTGACAAAAACCACTCAAAAGGAAAACCAAACCGTACCAATATGTCTAGCTTGCCAAACTTATCCTTGACAAAATCTGCCAAACGAGCAGCGCTCGACGGCTCGCTTATGTCCAGCTGATGGAACATGACATCTGATAGTCCGAGCTCTCGAAGAGCATCGACTGCTGCGGTACCCCTCTTTTCATCCCTGGCTGTCAAGACGACCGTGATTCCGCTGGACGCGAGCTGCTTGCATATCTCCAATCCAATCCCTTTGTTGCCACCGGTCACCACGGCAACCCTGTATGAAGAGAGCAACCAAATTAGCCATTCAAGAGGGAAGCCAAATTTGGGGTTAACATCGTTCGAAGAAACAGGAGATTGAGGCTTACCTTTGTTCAGATGAGCTGATGAAGCTTCCTTCCATTGGGGAAAGATTCTGGCCGGAAAGGGAATGAGGAGTCGCTCAGTTTGAGTTGAACATGGCAGAAGTGCTAGGCTATACCTTTGCGTACGAGACAGTAAAATAATACAGTAATaatgttcaactgaaagaacatagATGGAAAAACAGAGAGCATGCTACTACACAGAGAGCATGCATAAACATTGGCTTTACAGTTTACACGACAGCTGACAGGTAATAAACGGAACTCCTGGATTCACTTATGCATCCGCTTGATGGGGGTATCTTTAAATAAGGAACCTCATAATTTATGCAAATTTACGGCTTCAGGTGTTTTTAGCATCAAATTAGTGTACGCGGATTTAGTGAATGGATAcacattttttttggaaaatatctCTGGAAGTTGAAAATGGCACTAAAGATAAAAGTATTTACATGGTTCATAAATAAAAAAAGTGTTGCTCACGcgagataatttagctaaaagtAAAGATATGGTTTCAAAATAAAATCCCACTAAGGATAAAggtatctattgatgcagagacgCGGTATCCCCATTTCGAAAGAAAAACTACACAGTGATGCACTAAGGGGAATACCTGGAATCATATCCTAGTTTATCCTTATTGTGACCAGCTGTTTAGATATAACTAGAACATAATTAGACAATCTACAGGTGCCACAAACCAGTTATTCCTTCCTGAACTGCACCTTGTCTATCCTCAAAAAGTAAACAACCAATTCAGACGAACAAGCTAACGACGATTCCAAACTATCCTTATTACAGCCACTAAAACCTAGAGTAGCAGCCCCAGTGCATGATTACAGCACACACGCTCTCACCTGAGCTCAGCTAATTAAAACAACGGAATGTCGCAGCGACAAGGTAAAGAAATCACGGGAGCTCAGCTAGGACGCGGCACTCACCTGAGCGGATCGGAGCCGGGAAGGGTGTGAATGTGAGGGGATAAGAGAACGGAGCAAGGAAATGGAGTCTATAAATAGCAGGCAGTGATGGCGAGCCGAGCACAGACTTTTCTCCTCCGCTGTGGCGCAGCTGTGGTGGGGATTTCGCGACCAAAGAAGGGAGAGGAAGGGCGACGTGGTCGAATTATCAGTTGTTTCGTTCCAGATTTTTTCAAGTGCCAAAAGTTTCTTCGGTTTTTCTCCACGCTGGGGACTGTCATCAACACTTTATGTAGCAATCGGTTGGTGAGCAATCTCTATGCGCAATAGTATAATGCCAGAGCTACGGAAATGAGGTGGAAGTTAATCTGCACTGAGATGGACTGCTTCCCGTGATTACCTTTAACCCCACCTTTCTCTACGCCCATCCGTGAAAATGTATGTGATTAccgctttagagcatctctagtcgcgtcccccaaaccgtcccccaaaccacgccggattgagcgtttgggggacgtgttttgttcgtgccgcgtttgggggacgtcgctcctcagccgcgtcccccaaacgccgcccccaaacatttaaaatactttttaacACATAAGAGCcatttatcaaatgtagcatatgaataaaaatgtttgcgaggattgttttcaaattaaattacaacaaacaagtaaacaaatataataaatatggctagatgctacatcaaggtgccacggtatttcctttgatcctccacaaatgctcaacgagatcagcttgaagttgatcatgaacattgctgtcacggatctctgcgtgcatagcgagaaaatcagcaaaatctgcaggcaactcatgatcaacctccgcaagagggccttgatactcatagggaccaacatgtgacctagcatgattcttgcggtcatcctcgatgatcatgttgtgcatgatcacacaagcctgcatcacctcccacatttggtcgtgagaccagcttagagcagggtaccggacaatgacaaattgtgcttgaagcacaccaaatgcccgctcgacatccttcctgcaagcctcctgtcgtgtagcaaagtgggaattcttcagacttgatggattcgagattgttttgacaaaagtggcccattttggatatataacattgatacgtctccgacgtatcgataatttcttatgttccatgccacattattgatgatatctacatgttttatgcatactctatgtcatatttatgcattttccggcactaacctattaacgagatgccgaagagccgattgcttgttttctgctgtttttggtttcggaaatcctagtaaggaaatattctcggaattggatgaaatcaacgcccgagttcctattttgccacgaagcttccagaagaccgaagagaagacgaagtggggccacgaggtggccagacaccagggcggcgcggcctagggggggccgcgcggccctagcgtgtggggcccccgtgactctcccgactccgcccttccgcctacttaaagcctccgtcgcgaaacccccagtaccgagtgacaagggattaacttgtcaatgcctatggattataggctagggtttagttagaagtagagggcaagtagatctcgaaggtttcagccgaaaagtactcgacgaatatgaaaactagggtttgcaaacaatgattcgatgatcctctcgtccctcgacccccctttatataggtggagccgagggattcgtgctatacaaggattacagagtccgggacggtttctaactcatcccgccgatttacaaataacacttcctattacaactctatcttttccttaaatacatcttgggctgtcgagtcttcttattcttcgggtagtgggccttcaataaaccccgggtactatattaggcgggcccatttgggatgcctatgtcggtagccccgagattttgcttgaatcgtagaatcggggaaaatctccactcgtctatttttattcgaaagcttttaacttttatactttttctcataaaattctatattgtacagggatattggtagttggggctagttcatctgacggatcaggtactagttaactgctctagtggcaatccgcaaaaacctacttcaaaatcacgtccctggacatgatttcgggatgctggtgtaaacttcgacgggcgccgcttaaggtcttaccattcgtcgagtcccggttaaatttatcgagtacctaacgcgtccgttaggatttttcttcgtatccgttgatacggataaaagtagcggagcgcgagtcttcggcgatgccacgcccggcggaataggtccggggtcttaccttcgcaattttgcggcattcagaaattgatcgcaacttcggcgttccgagaatatattgtcgagtgcttttcaggctgttggaatggcacattttattgagtcaaatatgacttatattgctttcccgatgggagtatatggagagttaatgataactcgaaatatactctcttgcttgttctatttttcctttgttaatttcatcgggcacgcgaacagcgttcccgatgggagtagcccccgaggctacagccaagaacttgtgcttgactgtaggctcaacattttctatatttgccattgtcgaaagttttcttttttcgaagtagcccccgagcatttgggcaaaaacttgtttctgaccaaaggctcccgatgcattcaaataacttatcctgtcgccattctcctttctcttgtcgacatattttcccttgtcaaattttcttcaactctatcactcggtcgatatttttctgctttgtgggtccatcgttcccaccatgttgacacgtcgtgcaagtgggggacacacgtcctccgctttttctggtgctcgtgcggtaacgcctattcccagtaaaaatacttttttgcccttgtaaccagaaaatcaattctcaccacacgatttcctcatccaacggtacactgcttcacccaattcttatataaacctgtcttcaacctccgttcatcccctcgcttgcgccgctcacctgttcctcttcgcaaatcttcctctgcgcccaatcttcgccgatttcccgctctcgcatacattgctcaatccgcttccgtggatgccgccgcgtgcgcgtttgacccgccacggCACTCcggagtccgcgatggccgccgaagatcttgagtgggagagatccaagatctccaaccaagacgccaactctgatgaaaaggcttggcccgatgaagaaggaaggcgccatccgctttcccggtgaagaaagctatcccaagcctccaatggagtatcgggttagtttcgttgatcatcttatccgcggcctctctaccccaatccatgatttcctccgcggtcttctctttgtctatgggattcaagctgcatcatccgacccccaattccatccttcacatttctatttttatcaccctttgcgaatgctttcttggagtcgctcctaattgggctctttggaaacgcatcttacgcctccgccgcaatggctcccacaacgtcacttataacataggtggcgttgttatctgtattcgtaccgatgtcgattatttcgacgtcaagtttctcgattacgtccaaggatggcgcaagaagtggatttacattcacgaagaaagcgccaactccgttgagcacaacataattcccttcgacgggagtgccaaaattcagcgccgtcgctcctgggatgccgaagcttctgaggaagagaaaaaggcgacagaggcgctcatgtctcgcattcgccggcttcaaaatactcgaggcgaggagctatccggtgttcaaatcacttgcttactttcttaggattagagtgcagcctcttcgggctcgcaaaaatcccctttggacgtattacggtgaaaatgacgccaacggaatctccggtaacctttccaccaaggacttggagaagttggttcgaagactttctcgcctgggcaaagatccagttccttcttcttgtcgcgtggaaccatacagctccaccaatccactccccaaggtattttatctttccgcgtttttatcttgttgcgcctttttttccctgcatctcattgtattgtcatctctttacgttttctttggtttcttattttttcaggaccatcctagtataacttcccttcctcctcttcctgagggtggagaagtcgaagaaatgaccgtcgttgccgacgatactcaaggctcttccgtccctgaaagtgaagtcgcgggttctcacaaatctgcggcttctcatgagagagaggttgagtctgaagctagtgaatcgactgaatcccttcctcctgctgtttctccgaagaacaaaaggaaaaggactgaagtcgaggattctggcatttctaaggttgaagaagttgttccttctgatccgaaggcagcttatgatccttattttgagtccctcatcagctcgtaagtcaattttatctctcctcctctttttgatgtactcg includes these proteins:
- the LOC124678424 gene encoding short-chain dehydrogenase/reductase 2b-like; amino-acid sequence: MEGSFISSSEQRVAVVTGGNKGIGLEICKQLASSGITVVLTARDEKRGTAAVDALRELGLSDVMFHQLDISEPSSAARLADFVKDKFGKLDILVNNAAILGVTVDVGDPDPAAVQEVISSEKFTSMSATERLEWVDKRSTETYAEAEECLKTNYGGTKNVTEALLPLLLSSSDARVVNLSSFIALLRVFSGELKQELNDIDKLSVERVDELSELFLEDFKNDQLDQRGWPIEKGPSAYRVSKALVNAYTRVLAKKHTSLCINCVNPGHVNTDGNFHTGDLTVAEGARGPVTVALAPREGPTGAYFDGTEEASFV